From Micromonospora sp. NBC_01699, a single genomic window includes:
- a CDS encoding SDR family NAD(P)-dependent oxidoreductase yields the protein MPVPSRTGPALALVTGATAGIGAAFARRLAADGTHLVLVARDADRLAGLAAELTERHRVPVDILSADLSTDDGCAAVERRLADSAEPIELLVNSAGISLARSFIRSTAEDEARLLRLNVHAVMRLTLAALATMTVRRHGAVINVSSVAGFGAVMPGSTYSASKAWVTNFSESVGLSARRSGVRVMALCPGFTRTEFHQRAGINVSKMPDWLWLSADDVVVDALRDLGKGRFVSVPDWKYKAAVFGLRHAPRGLLRTFGGGGRARIGRDER from the coding sequence GTGCCCGTTCCGTCCCGTACCGGCCCGGCGCTTGCCCTGGTGACCGGCGCGACCGCGGGCATCGGTGCGGCGTTCGCCCGACGGCTCGCCGCCGACGGGACGCACCTGGTGCTGGTCGCCCGCGACGCGGACCGGCTGGCCGGGCTGGCGGCGGAGTTGACCGAGCGGCATCGGGTTCCGGTGGACATCCTTTCGGCCGATCTCAGTACGGACGACGGGTGCGCGGCGGTGGAGCGACGGCTCGCCGATTCGGCCGAACCGATCGAACTTCTGGTGAACAGTGCGGGTATCAGTCTCGCCCGGTCGTTCATCAGGTCGACCGCCGAAGATGAGGCCCGGTTGTTACGGCTGAATGTCCACGCGGTGATGCGGTTAACCCTTGCGGCGCTGGCCACGATGACCGTACGGCGGCATGGGGCAGTGATAAATGTCTCTTCGGTAGCCGGCTTCGGAGCCGTAATGCCGGGCTCCACCTACTCCGCCAGCAAGGCGTGGGTGACCAATTTCAGCGAGTCCGTGGGGCTGTCCGCCCGCCGCTCCGGCGTACGGGTGATGGCCCTCTGCCCCGGCTTCACCCGTACCGAATTCCACCAGCGGGCCGGCATCAACGTGTCTAAAATGCCCGATTGGCTGTGGCTCTCGGCTGACGACGTGGTGGTCGACGCCCTACGTGACCTGGGAAAAGGTAGGTTCGTCAGCGTCCCGGACTGGAAATACAAGGCGGCGGTCTTCGGGCTGCGGCACGCGCCCCGTGGGCTGCTGCGGACGTTCGGCGGCGGCGGCCGGGCCCGGATCGGCCGCGACGAGCGTTGA
- a CDS encoding polyamine aminopropyltransferase, producing the protein MTVEAVTDPASTSDPAETSARPRWRGARAAVLAAVFVCAACGLVYELALVALGSYLIGDTVGQASIVLGVMVFAMGIGALAAKPLQSRAAVAFAAVELALALFGGLSVLGLYAAFAWLDLYVPALVGTAFLLGLLIGAEIPLLMVLLQRIRAQSAGSAVADLFAADYVGALLGGLAFPFLLMPVFGQLRGVLVVGVVNAIAGLALVYTVFRRELGRRARVGLAAGSVLVGLILGYAYVTAYDFEVTARQQLFRDPVVYAERTPYQEIVLTRSVPLVSQGVTDLRLFLNGDLQFSSVDEYRYHEALVHPVLSGSRGSVLVLGGGDGLAVRELLRYPDVDSVTVVELDPAVVRLARTEPQLRTLNADAFADPRVRVVNADAFQWMRTQAQRFDAIVVDLPDPDETATAKLYSVEFYALVRAVLAESGRLVVQSGSPYFAAKSYWCIEASIRAAGFTTTPYHVDVPSFGDWGFVLAAPGATAPVLGLPSDVPPLRFLDADTLRLAANFPPDRRRQDLPPSTLLHPRVLEYARAEWRSY; encoded by the coding sequence ATGACGGTTGAGGCGGTGACCGACCCGGCCTCGACGTCCGATCCGGCCGAGACGTCCGCGCGTCCGCGCTGGCGGGGGGCGCGGGCGGCCGTACTCGCGGCGGTTTTTGTCTGTGCCGCGTGCGGGCTGGTCTACGAGTTGGCGCTGGTGGCGCTGGGCAGCTACCTGATCGGGGACACGGTCGGGCAGGCGTCGATCGTGCTCGGGGTGATGGTCTTCGCGATGGGCATCGGTGCGCTCGCCGCCAAGCCGTTGCAGTCCCGTGCGGCGGTCGCGTTCGCCGCCGTGGAACTCGCCCTCGCCCTGTTCGGCGGGCTCTCGGTGCTCGGGCTCTACGCCGCCTTCGCCTGGCTCGACCTGTACGTCCCGGCCCTGGTCGGCACCGCGTTCCTGCTCGGTCTGCTGATCGGGGCGGAGATCCCGCTGCTGATGGTGCTGCTGCAACGGATCCGGGCGCAGTCGGCCGGCAGCGCGGTCGCCGACCTGTTCGCCGCCGACTACGTCGGCGCCCTGCTCGGCGGGCTGGCCTTCCCGTTTCTGCTGATGCCGGTGTTCGGCCAGCTGCGCGGGGTGCTCGTGGTCGGCGTGGTGAACGCTATCGCCGGGCTCGCGCTGGTCTACACCGTGTTCCGGCGCGAGCTGGGTCGGCGGGCCAGGGTCGGCCTGGCCGCCGGGTCCGTGCTGGTCGGGCTGATCCTCGGGTACGCCTACGTGACGGCGTACGACTTCGAGGTGACCGCCCGGCAGCAGCTCTTCCGGGACCCGGTGGTGTACGCCGAGCGCACCCCGTACCAGGAGATCGTGCTGACCCGGTCGGTTCCGCTCGTCTCGCAGGGCGTGACCGACCTGCGGCTGTTCCTCAACGGGGACCTCCAGTTCAGTTCGGTCGACGAGTACCGCTACCACGAGGCGCTGGTGCATCCGGTGCTCAGTGGCAGCCGGGGTTCCGTGCTGGTCCTCGGCGGCGGTGACGGGCTCGCCGTACGGGAGCTGCTGCGCTATCCCGACGTCGACTCGGTGACGGTGGTGGAACTCGACCCGGCGGTGGTCCGGCTGGCCCGGACCGAGCCACAGCTCCGTACGCTCAACGCCGACGCGTTCGCCGATCCCCGGGTGCGGGTGGTCAACGCCGACGCGTTCCAGTGGATGCGTACCCAGGCGCAACGGTTCGACGCGATAGTGGTGGACCTGCCCGACCCGGACGAGACGGCCACCGCCAAGCTCTACTCGGTGGAGTTCTACGCACTGGTACGCGCCGTGCTGGCCGAGAGCGGACGGCTGGTGGTCCAGTCCGGTTCGCCCTACTTCGCGGCTAAGTCGTACTGGTGCATCGAGGCGTCGATCCGAGCTGCCGGCTTCACCACCACGCCGTACCACGTGGACGTGCCGTCCTTCGGGGACTGGGGCTTCGTGCTGGCGGCGCCGGGTGCGACCGCGCCGGTGCTGGGGCTGCCGTCGGACGTACCGCCGTTGCGGTTCCTCGACGCGGACACGCTCCGGCTGGCCGCGAACTTCCCCCCGGACCGGCGCCGGCAGGACCTGCCGCCGTCGACCCTGCTGCACCCACGGGTGCTCGAATACGCCCGGGCCGAGTGGCGCAGCTACTGA
- a CDS encoding DUF350 domain-containing protein codes for MLSTLANDLLATLAFGVVGVLLMGVGYALVDMATPGRLHELIWADRNRNAALLLTSNLAGVGIIVTTAIVASDDDFVAGLVGSAAYGLIGLVIMAGAFLLLDMATPGRLGEILVDPEPHPAVWVSAVVHLATGAVIAAAIS; via the coding sequence ATGTTGAGCACCCTCGCCAACGACCTGCTGGCCACGCTCGCCTTCGGCGTGGTCGGTGTGCTGCTGATGGGCGTCGGTTACGCCCTGGTCGACATGGCCACACCGGGTCGGCTGCACGAGCTGATCTGGGCCGACCGGAACCGCAACGCCGCGCTGCTGCTCACCTCGAACCTGGCCGGCGTCGGCATCATCGTGACCACCGCGATCGTGGCCAGTGACGACGACTTCGTCGCCGGCCTGGTCGGCAGTGCCGCGTACGGGCTGATCGGGCTGGTCATCATGGCCGGCGCGTTCCTCCTGCTGGACATGGCTACGCCGGGCCGGCTGGGCGAGATCCTGGTCGACCCGGAACCGCACCCGGCCGTCTGGGTCTCGGCGGTGGTGCACCTCGCCACGGGCGCCGTGATCGCCGCCGCGATCAGCTGA
- a CDS encoding DUF4247 domain-containing protein — MTYRRWLFVGSAFALVGSLVAGFAIFYGNFSPRGYVQDHYSRSATRDIGSQAMAYSSNKAPSAVAKEVTGHWRPADQYVDASGVYLRYDDDSVVILPLAGGSLILLEKVTTAQGRYHSKVGNEWGWGRGVTVRGGGPGAGK; from the coding sequence ATGACGTACCGCAGGTGGCTCTTTGTCGGATCGGCGTTCGCCCTGGTGGGGTCGCTGGTCGCCGGATTCGCGATCTTCTACGGCAACTTCTCGCCACGGGGATACGTCCAGGACCACTACTCCCGGTCGGCGACCCGGGACATCGGGTCGCAGGCAATGGCCTACAGCTCGAACAAGGCACCCAGCGCGGTGGCCAAGGAGGTCACCGGCCACTGGCGCCCGGCCGACCAGTACGTCGACGCCAGCGGGGTCTACCTGCGTTACGACGACGACTCGGTGGTGATCCTGCCGTTGGCCGGCGGCTCGCTGATCCTGCTGGAAAAGGTCACCACCGCCCAAGGGCGCTACCACTCCAAGGTCGGTAACGAGTGGGGCTGGGGGCGGGGCGTGACCGTACGGGGCGGCGGTCCCGGCGCCGGCAAGTAG
- a CDS encoding DUF2617 family protein, giving the protein MLVTLDAPYADTTAAELSLALGGPELPALHVLDLVHPDRPGVRLRLRLLGASHQVVLRRDGDPLVPSGELVETVACLPGRQPELPAELADPVNGYRFAARVLRLDPAEMSARTAVLRRDLADDPYALIGVFPGGPEAITALRLHRDHTTDRSGGTMAIGWSTWHAYPQSGELVETETVVSTA; this is encoded by the coding sequence ATGCTCGTCACCCTGGACGCCCCGTACGCCGACACCACCGCCGCCGAGCTGAGTCTCGCGCTCGGTGGGCCGGAACTGCCGGCGTTGCACGTACTCGACCTGGTCCATCCGGACCGGCCCGGCGTGCGCCTGCGACTGCGCCTGCTCGGCGCCTCCCACCAGGTGGTACTCCGGCGCGACGGTGACCCGCTCGTGCCGTCGGGGGAGCTGGTCGAGACGGTGGCCTGCCTGCCGGGCCGGCAACCCGAGCTGCCGGCGGAACTGGCCGATCCGGTCAACGGCTACCGGTTCGCCGCACGGGTGCTGCGGCTGGACCCGGCCGAGATGTCGGCCCGTACGGCCGTGTTGCGGCGGGACCTCGCCGACGACCCGTACGCGTTGATCGGGGTCTTTCCCGGCGGCCCGGAAGCGATCACCGCGCTGCGGCTGCACCGGGACCACACCACCGACCGGTCCGGCGGCACGATGGCGATCGGTTGGAGCACCTGGCACGCGTACCCGCAAAGTGGCGAGCTAGTCGAGACCGAGACGGTGGTGAGTACGGCATGA
- a CDS encoding DUF4178 domain-containing protein produces MDGGTAYLVATLGCLVAVAGVVVAVLALRAKRRQARKSGQTKERDPFRVVDDDADAVRGDPRRLRPGDIVEIRNTQYGVRGTLRFAEGDWGWAEHLLDDAQGAKIWLSVEEDPDLELVFWTGVPGPDGVPQPGPARLDFAGRSYTSDEAGQARYTATGTTGLNPSGTVRYHDYLDPTGARLSFESYGDSPTWEASTGELLQRSEVRIYPQSTSGTDGGPIGRAG; encoded by the coding sequence GTGGATGGCGGGACTGCGTACCTGGTGGCAACGCTCGGGTGCCTCGTCGCGGTGGCGGGCGTGGTGGTAGCCGTACTGGCCCTGCGGGCGAAGCGGCGACAGGCCCGGAAGTCCGGGCAGACCAAGGAGCGGGACCCGTTCCGGGTGGTGGACGACGACGCCGACGCCGTCCGGGGCGATCCACGCAGGCTGCGCCCCGGTGACATCGTGGAGATCCGGAACACCCAGTACGGCGTACGCGGCACCCTGCGGTTCGCCGAGGGCGACTGGGGCTGGGCCGAGCACCTGCTGGACGACGCGCAGGGCGCGAAAATCTGGCTCTCGGTCGAGGAGGACCCCGACCTGGAGCTGGTGTTCTGGACCGGGGTGCCGGGCCCGGACGGCGTACCGCAGCCCGGTCCGGCGCGACTCGACTTCGCCGGCCGGAGCTACACCAGTGACGAGGCCGGGCAGGCCCGTTACACCGCCACCGGAACCACCGGGCTCAACCCCAGCGGCACCGTCCGCTACCACGACTACCTGGACCCGACCGGCGCCCGGCTCTCCTTCGAGTCGTACGGCGACAGCCCGACCTGGGAGGCGTCAACGGGCGAGCTGCTGCAACGGTCCGAGGTGCGGATCTATCCGCAGTCGACCTCCGGCACCGACGGTGGACCGATCGGGCGGGCCGGCTGA
- the clpB gene encoding ATP-dependent chaperone ClpB produces MNAERLTTKSREVITGAVAIANQRGHATVEPWHLLLSLLDTGGSTAGGLLRAVGANPADIRRAAARAVENLPAARGASVAEPSLSREFANAIGAAEQIARPLGDEYTSTEHLLAGLARVGGVVAQTLKTAGATEENLVAAFPTVRGGDRRVTTADPEQTYQALEKYGVDLTASARAGKIDPVIGRDSEIRRVIQVLSRRTKNNPVLIGEPGVGKTAIVEGLAQRIVAGDVPESLRNKKLVSLDLGAMVAGAQYRGQFEERLKSVLEEIKGSDGQVITFLDELHTVVGAGKGEGSMDAGNMLKPMLARGELRMVGATTLDEYREHIEKDAALERRFQPVLVGEPTVEDTIGILRGLKERYEVHHGVRITDAALVAAASLSDRYITERFLPDKAIDLVDESASRLRMEIDSRPVEVDEIERAVRRLEIEEMALAKEPDAASAERLERLRKELADKREQLTALSDRWRLEKEHITRLSTAKEELERLGGEAERAERDGELELAAELRYGRIPTMQGELARAEAELAVLQAAGAMLKEEVGADDIAAVVASWTGIPAGRLLEGETAKLLRMEESLGSRVVGQTEAVGAVADAVRRARAGVADPDRPTGSFLFLGPTGVGKTELGKALAEFLFDDERAMVRIDMSEYAEKHSVARLVGAPPGYVGYEEGGQLTEAVRRRPYSVVLLDEVEKAHPDVFDVLLQVLDDGRLTDGQGRTVDFRNAILILTSNLGSGLITDPTLTHEQRRDAVLAVVRTHFKPEFLNRLDDIVVFAALTGDDLRSIVDIQLDRLRRRLADRRLALVVADPARDWLAQHGYDPIYGARPLRRLVQSAIGDRLARALLAGDIRDGDVVRVDLAESKDALAVSAG; encoded by the coding sequence ATGAACGCCGAACGCCTGACCACCAAGAGCCGCGAAGTCATCACCGGCGCGGTCGCCATCGCCAACCAGCGCGGCCACGCCACCGTCGAACCGTGGCACCTACTGCTGTCGTTGCTGGACACCGGCGGCTCGACCGCCGGCGGCCTGCTGCGCGCCGTGGGCGCCAACCCGGCGGACATCCGCCGGGCCGCCGCACGAGCGGTGGAGAACCTGCCCGCCGCGCGCGGCGCCAGCGTCGCCGAACCCAGTCTCTCCCGCGAGTTCGCCAACGCCATCGGCGCGGCCGAGCAGATCGCCCGGCCGCTCGGCGACGAGTACACCTCCACCGAGCACCTGCTCGCCGGCCTGGCCCGGGTGGGCGGCGTGGTGGCCCAGACGCTCAAGACCGCCGGTGCCACCGAGGAGAACCTGGTCGCGGCGTTCCCGACCGTACGCGGTGGCGACCGTCGGGTGACCACCGCCGACCCCGAGCAGACCTACCAGGCCCTGGAGAAGTACGGCGTCGACCTGACCGCCAGCGCCCGCGCAGGCAAGATCGACCCGGTGATCGGGCGCGACTCGGAGATCCGCCGGGTGATCCAGGTGCTCTCCCGGCGTACCAAGAACAACCCGGTCCTCATCGGCGAGCCCGGCGTCGGTAAGACCGCGATCGTCGAGGGCCTGGCCCAGCGCATCGTCGCCGGTGACGTACCGGAGTCGCTGCGGAACAAGAAGCTGGTCTCGCTCGACCTGGGCGCGATGGTGGCCGGCGCGCAGTACCGGGGACAGTTCGAGGAACGCCTCAAGTCGGTGCTGGAGGAGATCAAGGGCTCCGACGGCCAGGTGATCACCTTCCTGGACGAGCTGCACACCGTCGTTGGCGCGGGCAAGGGCGAGGGCTCGATGGACGCCGGCAACATGCTCAAGCCCATGCTGGCCCGGGGTGAGCTGCGGATGGTCGGCGCGACCACGCTCGACGAGTACCGCGAGCACATCGAGAAGGACGCGGCGCTGGAGCGCCGGTTCCAGCCGGTGCTGGTCGGTGAGCCGACCGTCGAGGACACCATCGGCATCCTGCGCGGCCTCAAGGAGCGCTACGAGGTCCACCACGGCGTACGGATCACCGACGCCGCGCTCGTCGCCGCCGCGTCGCTGTCCGACCGGTACATCACCGAGCGTTTCCTGCCGGACAAGGCGATCGACCTGGTGGACGAGTCCGCCTCCCGGCTACGGATGGAGATCGACTCCCGGCCGGTCGAGGTGGACGAGATCGAGCGGGCGGTCCGCCGGCTCGAAATCGAGGAGATGGCGCTGGCCAAGGAGCCGGACGCCGCCTCCGCCGAGCGCCTCGAACGGCTGCGCAAGGAACTGGCCGACAAGCGCGAGCAGCTCACCGCGCTCAGCGACCGGTGGCGGCTGGAGAAGGAGCACATCACCCGGCTGTCCACCGCCAAGGAGGAGCTGGAACGGCTCGGCGGCGAGGCCGAGCGGGCCGAGCGCGACGGCGAGCTGGAGCTGGCCGCCGAGCTGCGCTACGGCCGCATCCCCACCATGCAGGGCGAACTGGCCAGGGCCGAGGCGGAGCTCGCCGTACTCCAGGCCGCCGGGGCGATGCTGAAGGAGGAGGTCGGCGCCGACGACATCGCCGCCGTCGTCGCCTCCTGGACCGGTATCCCGGCCGGCCGGCTGCTGGAGGGCGAGACCGCCAAGCTGCTGCGGATGGAGGAGTCCCTCGGTTCGCGGGTGGTCGGGCAGACCGAGGCGGTCGGCGCCGTCGCCGACGCGGTCCGCCGGGCGCGGGCCGGTGTCGCCGATCCGGACCGGCCCACCGGCAGCTTCCTCTTCCTCGGCCCCACCGGTGTCGGCAAGACCGAGCTGGGCAAGGCGCTGGCCGAGTTCCTCTTCGACGACGAGCGGGCCATGGTCCGCATCGACATGAGCGAGTACGCCGAGAAGCACTCGGTGGCCCGCCTGGTCGGTGCCCCGCCCGGCTACGTCGGGTACGAGGAGGGCGGCCAGCTCACCGAGGCGGTGCGTCGGCGACCGTACTCGGTGGTGCTGCTGGACGAGGTGGAGAAGGCCCACCCGGACGTCTTCGACGTGCTGCTCCAGGTGCTCGACGACGGCCGGCTCACCGATGGTCAGGGACGCACCGTCGACTTCCGCAACGCGATCCTGATCCTCACCTCCAATCTCGGCTCGGGGCTGATCACCGACCCGACCCTCACCCACGAGCAGCGGCGCGACGCGGTGCTCGCGGTCGTCCGTACCCATTTCAAGCCGGAGTTTCTCAACCGGCTCGACGACATAGTGGTCTTCGCGGCTCTGACCGGCGACGATCTGCGGTCCATCGTGGACATTCAGCTCGATCGGCTGCGCCGGCGGCTGGCCGACCGGCGGCTCGCGCTGGTCGTCGCCGACCCGGCCCGCGACTGGCTGGCCCAGCACGGGTACGACCCGATCTACGGTGCCCGCCCGCTACGCCGACTGGTCCAGTCGGCCATCGGCGACCGGCTCGCCCGAGCACTGCTCGCCGGTGACATCCGCGACGGTGACGTGGTCCGGGTCGACCTGGCCGAGAGCAAGGACGCGCTGGCGGTCTCCGCCGGCTGA
- a CDS encoding cation:proton antiporter regulatory subunit, which translates to MRVRVEQTALPGIGVRHDMVTTSGRRLGVVTHRNGRRDLVLYDQDDPDACTADIPLNDDEAEALADILGASLMLGQLSGLRQQAAGLLTEQISIPAGSPYVGRKLGDTKARTRTSASIVAVLREREVIASPDPSFRFEAGDVVVVVGTRRGLDGVTAILADSDPDG; encoded by the coding sequence GTGCGAGTACGCGTAGAACAGACCGCCCTGCCCGGGATCGGCGTGCGCCACGACATGGTGACCACGTCCGGTCGCCGGCTCGGGGTGGTCACCCATCGCAATGGCCGACGTGACCTGGTTTTATACGACCAGGACGACCCCGATGCCTGCACCGCGGACATCCCGCTGAACGACGACGAGGCGGAGGCACTGGCCGACATCCTCGGCGCCTCGCTGATGCTCGGTCAGCTCTCGGGACTGCGCCAGCAGGCCGCCGGACTGCTCACCGAGCAGATCTCCATCCCGGCCGGGTCGCCGTACGTCGGACGGAAGCTGGGCGACACCAAGGCTCGCACCCGGACCAGCGCCTCGATCGTGGCAGTGCTGCGCGAGCGCGAGGTCATCGCCTCCCCCGATCCCTCGTTCCGCTTCGAAGCCGGCGATGTCGTGGTCGTGGTCGGTACCCGCAGGGGTCTCGACGGCGTCACCGCGATCCTCGCCGACAGCGATCCGGACGGCTGA
- a CDS encoding cation:proton antiporter yields MHDQTVLLVEVGALLLGLGLLGRLSRRIGLSPIPLYLLAGLAFGHGGIVPLSASEEFFAVGAEIGVILLLVMLGLEYSASELVGNLRAAAPAGLIDGLLNALPGAAFALLLGWGWLAAVVLAGITWVSSSGVIAKVLADLGRLGNRETPVILSILVIEDLAMALYLPLVTALLAGIGLIGGAKALGIAVATVVVVLVVAIRYGHIISRMFAPTDPEALLLGVLGLTLLVAGLAAGLKVSAAVGAFLVGIALSGPVAHHATELLSPLRDLFAAVFFVFFGLATDPADMPPVLLPALGLAVVTMGTKLLTGYLAARRVGIALPGRWRTGLALMPRGEFSIVIAGLAVTSTGVAIEPQLAPLATAYVLITVVTGPMLARLPDMRWFKDWLRRKAQASALKPAPATD; encoded by the coding sequence ATGCATGATCAAACCGTCCTGCTCGTCGAAGTCGGCGCGCTGTTGCTCGGGCTCGGCCTGCTCGGCCGGCTGAGCCGCCGGATCGGGCTCTCCCCGATCCCGCTCTACCTGCTGGCCGGCCTGGCCTTCGGCCACGGCGGCATCGTGCCGCTCTCGGCCAGCGAGGAGTTCTTCGCGGTCGGCGCCGAGATCGGCGTGATCCTGCTGCTGGTCATGCTCGGCCTGGAATATTCGGCCAGCGAACTCGTCGGCAACCTGCGCGCCGCCGCCCCGGCCGGGCTGATCGACGGGCTGCTCAACGCGCTGCCCGGGGCCGCCTTCGCGCTGCTGCTCGGCTGGGGCTGGCTCGCTGCCGTGGTGCTCGCCGGCATCACCTGGGTCTCCTCGTCCGGCGTGATCGCCAAGGTCCTGGCCGACCTGGGTCGGCTGGGTAACCGGGAAACCCCGGTCATCCTGTCGATCCTGGTCATCGAGGACCTCGCGATGGCGCTCTACCTGCCGCTGGTGACCGCGCTGCTGGCCGGCATCGGGCTGATCGGCGGGGCCAAGGCGCTGGGCATCGCGGTCGCCACCGTCGTCGTGGTGCTGGTCGTGGCGATCCGGTACGGGCACATCATCTCGCGCATGTTCGCGCCGACCGATCCGGAGGCGCTGCTGCTCGGCGTACTCGGGCTGACCCTGCTGGTGGCGGGCCTGGCGGCCGGGCTGAAGGTCTCGGCGGCGGTCGGCGCGTTCCTGGTCGGCATCGCGCTCTCCGGGCCGGTCGCACACCACGCGACCGAGCTGCTGTCGCCGCTGCGGGATCTGTTCGCCGCCGTCTTCTTCGTCTTCTTCGGGCTGGCCACGGATCCCGCCGACATGCCGCCGGTGCTGCTGCCGGCGCTGGGACTGGCCGTCGTCACGATGGGCACGAAGCTGCTCACCGGTTACCTGGCCGCCCGCCGGGTCGGGATCGCCCTACCCGGTCGCTGGCGTACGGGACTGGCGCTGATGCCACGCGGCGAGTTCTCGATCGTCATCGCCGGGCTCGCGGTCACCTCCACCGGGGTGGCGATCGAACCGCAGCTCGCCCCGCTCGCCACGGCGTACGTGTTGATCACCGTGGTCACCGGTCCGATGCTGGCCCGACTGCCGGACATGCGCTGGTTCAAGGACTGGCTGCGCCGCAAGGCTCAGGCGTCCGCCCTCAAGCCGGCACCCGCAACCGACTGA
- a CDS encoding DUF397 domain-containing protein encodes MDVTGARWRKSTRSGTNGGNCVEVADNLSDRVLVRDSKDRGGGILAFDPVAWRAFVSLAKQH; translated from the coding sequence ATGGATGTGACTGGCGCCCGGTGGCGGAAGTCGACCAGGTCGGGCACGAACGGGGGCAACTGTGTGGAGGTCGCCGACAACCTGTCCGACCGGGTTCTGGTCCGGGACAGCAAGGACCGTGGCGGGGGCATCCTGGCCTTCGACCCGGTCGCGTGGCGGGCGTTCGTGAGCCTCGCGAAACAGCACTGA
- a CDS encoding helix-turn-helix domain-containing protein, with protein sequence MGISPSEFLVREIRRRRVAANMTQIVLAQRTFCSDSHISNIEQGKATPDEKFLRLLDEALETSGFFVNLWQELVRDAASPVWLREWLEYEREALTLRGYEPAFVPGLLQTEAYARALLRIGGLSGARLDEKVAERLSRQAILDRETPPELFLVLDEMVLRRRCGGHDVMSHQVEHLLAQMERPNVHVNLIPVDHGIYPGLQGSFVIADLSSGLRAGYIDNQLDAQVFEGQVDVARLGVRWDGLTSEALPGRQTLDMVREVAKSWM encoded by the coding sequence GTGGGAATCTCGCCGTCGGAGTTTCTGGTCCGCGAAATCAGACGCCGTCGGGTCGCCGCCAACATGACCCAGATCGTGCTGGCCCAACGGACCTTCTGCTCGGACTCGCACATCAGCAACATCGAGCAGGGCAAGGCCACCCCCGACGAGAAATTCCTGAGACTGCTGGACGAGGCCCTTGAGACCAGCGGCTTCTTCGTCAACCTCTGGCAGGAGTTGGTCCGCGACGCCGCGTCGCCCGTCTGGCTGCGCGAATGGCTGGAGTACGAGCGTGAGGCACTCACCCTGCGCGGGTACGAGCCGGCCTTCGTGCCCGGCCTGTTGCAGACCGAGGCGTACGCGCGGGCACTGTTGCGAATCGGTGGCCTGTCCGGTGCCCGGCTGGACGAGAAGGTCGCCGAGCGGCTCTCCCGACAGGCGATCCTCGACCGGGAGACCCCACCGGAGTTGTTCCTGGTGCTGGACGAGATGGTGCTGCGCCGGAGGTGCGGTGGCCACGACGTGATGAGCCACCAGGTCGAGCATCTGCTCGCCCAGATGGAGCGGCCCAACGTCCACGTCAACCTGATCCCGGTCGACCACGGCATCTATCCCGGACTACAGGGCAGCTTCGTCATCGCCGACCTGTCGAGCGGGTTGCGGGCCGGATATATCGATAACCAGCTTGATGCTCAGGTCTTCGAGGGGCAGGTGGACGTTGCTAGGCTGGGCGTGCGGTGGGACGGCTTGACCAGCGAAGCTCTCCCCGGCCGGCAAACGCTCGACATGGTGAGGGAAGTGGCCAAATCATGGATGTGA
- a CDS encoding heat shock protein transcriptional repressor HspR — MAEEFIISVETSSDAKVLMISVAARMAGMHPQTLRQYDRMGLVQPGRAAGGGRRYSVRDVALLREVQRLSQDDGVNLAGIKRIIGLEQLVDELQQRMAQMEAELEHAYRRVAELEAAATGAFPRRDLVPTNQVSTALVVWRPRAR; from the coding sequence ATGGCTGAGGAGTTCATCATCTCGGTCGAGACGTCGTCCGATGCCAAGGTGCTGATGATCTCGGTGGCGGCCCGGATGGCGGGGATGCACCCACAGACCCTCCGCCAGTACGACCGGATGGGCCTGGTCCAGCCGGGTCGGGCGGCGGGCGGTGGACGGCGCTACAGCGTGCGTGACGTCGCCCTGCTGCGCGAGGTGCAGCGGCTCAGTCAGGACGACGGGGTCAACCTCGCCGGGATCAAGCGGATCATCGGGCTGGAGCAGTTGGTCGACGAGTTGCAGCAGCGGATGGCGCAGATGGAAGCCGAGCTGGAGCACGCGTACCGGCGGGTTGCCGAGCTGGAGGCGGCGGCGACCGGCGCGTTCCCGCGCCGTGACCTGGTGCCGACGAACCAGGTGTCGACCGCCCTGGTGGTCTGGCGTCCGCGCGCCCGCTGA